The sequence below is a genomic window from Trichosurus vulpecula isolate mTriVul1 chromosome 5, mTriVul1.pri, whole genome shotgun sequence.
CTGATTTTCCCATCTTACCTACAGTTCTGATTTTGGGAATAGAGTAAACATATTGACTCAGAATAGTAAGATGAAAAGTCACTATCATGGTATTAAAAAGAAGTAAAGCAAGAGAGGGTTTATAGGAAGTGTTCTGAAAGAACTTCatgaaaatagataaattaaaaaCACATAAGGTCTAATCTTAAAAATTTAGAAGCCTATACACATTTTGAGAGTACCTGGTTCAGTTTGGGATAAAGAGACaagaatatacatgtgtgtgtgaacAATCATATACATATCACACAACATATACataatcacatatacatatatacacatttatgtgcTTCAGACATaaacatagatatacacacacacacacacacatatatatatatatgtatatatgtttgtgtgtctatTATtagacccagagtcacacaactagtaagtatctgagacaggatttgaatccagatcctcctgAGTTCACTATATCTGTTGCACCACCTATCCACCACAGCTTATCCTCTGGCCATGCTCCAGTTTGTTAATCTCCTTTTTAAAACATTGTGGAATAATCACATCCCATGTTCCGGATCTTATGCCTCTCTTAAGACCTTACCTATGATCCTACTAGGCAAccaggtggtgccatagtgcaaaGAGTGCcagactaggaatcaggaagactcatcttcttgagttcagacacttcctcgctgtgtgaccttgggcaagtcatttagccctatttgcctctgtttcctcatctgtaaaatgagccagaggaggaaatggcaaactattccagtatctttgccaataaaacctcaaatggggtcaggaagagtcaggactgaaaacaactgaaaaaccagAAAACAATTCCCTTAGATGTTCTGACTGCCACGTCACACTGTTGCCTCACATTGAGCTTGTAGTCCTCTTAAATTCCAGATCTTTCCACACAAACTAAGTTTAGTCATATCTCCACAACTTCATATTTGTGtgattgattttttgaacctagtgatagaactttacatttataactattaaaattttatcttattagattcggCCCATCATTCACACTTATTATAATCTTTTTGGATCCTTGGTCTTTCATCCAACTTGTTAAATACCCTCACCTGCATTGTGCCATCAGTAAATTTGATAAACAAGGCTTTTATAGCTTCTTCCAAGTCATTGATACAAATCCTGAACATATAGGTCTAAGAGAAAATCCCTATGACATTCCACCAAAGCCATCCCTCCGTGTTGACTTCTCTACTCATAACTAGCATTTGGGTTCAGTCATCCAGTGGATTCTGAATTAAATTAATTGTATTGTCATCTAGTCCACCTCTCTCCATCTTGTCTGCAAGAAGAACAGGAGacactttatcaaatgctttgttgATACCCAAGTGGTCTATCTTTTCAGGATTCCCTGAATCTACTAATATGGtatccaaaaaggaaaagtctCAAAGCTATTCTAGGTACTCTTtgcaaaaaaattatattgaatagTCAAAAATTCTGTGATGCTAATGAATGACATCACAGAGATTTCTCTCTTACCATTGACATCACCAGTGGAAGATAAGATAAGTCAATATTTGACAAGCCAAAACCACCACCATAACAACCAAGGGATGAATAAAGGTCAGTTGTTTCCAGATTCAAGAGGTAAAACCCTCACCTTGGCATATCAATGTTGCATGTCATTTGTTGACTTGGAAGACGCAAGTAAAAGAACTTTATGTGGTCTGAACAAGCATAAAGCTTCATCATCTCTTACCAATAGCTGATAGCCTGACCCACTTTCCCTCGGTTTCCTTTTGGGCTAGAACAAGAGAGTAGCAAATGACCAAAGGACTGGGAAGCCTATCACATGAAGTAGCACGGCGTGGCTCAGTGGAAAAAGGCACTGACTTTGgactcagagttcaaatcttgcctctttctagctgtgtgattttgaacAAGTTACTTTTCTGAGtgtcagttttctcctctatgaaatgggtcccttctagctctaaatctgtgatcccctTATCTGCCTTGTTGTGCTTACTCCCCCTTCCAAAAGCATTTCTTGGGCTTTCATCCGGTGAACTGCCCTAGAAGGGAGGGAATAGCACTGGTCACAGGAAGCCAAAGTTGGGGCTGTTTGGCTTCAGGCAATGTCACAACCCAACTAGTCAAACAAGCTTTGTCTGATGTCTGCCACCAGGCACTCAAAACCCACTTCTGACTCCAGactacctttctagccttgttGCATAGTTTGCTTCTCTTCACCTGCTCTAGCATCCATCTAAATGACAgctgggtggggcagtggatagaacactgggtctccagtcaggaagatctgagttcagatctgtgcTCAgatacctgctagctgtgtgaccttgggcaagtcacttaatcctctttgtcccagtttccccacctggaaaatgggggtaataacagtacctacctcgaagggttgttgtaaggatctgctacattattttatttataaagtgctttgcaggccttaaaagtgctttaaaatgctgtggccattattattactatcatcatcatatcccttgcacacagtaggccctcaataaacattttttaaaattgaacacATGGGTTAAATCAGAAAATCATCACAAACACATTTGAGAAAGGTATACCTCAGCAGCCTTCATTGGATGGAGCTCGTCCCCATGGAAGTTCATTTGTAACCCTATAGCTTTTCCTCCCTGAAGAATCCTTCTTGTAGAATGGAGGTCAAAGACCCCCTTCTCACAGAACACATCTATATTGTCGACATGGATTTCACCACGTTGGCAAAGTTCCTTCAGCttagggaggtggtggtggaCAATGTCATCAGTGGCTTCAGTCGGGGTTTTCCctctgaaggaagaaaatatgggAAGGGATGTCAAATGATTTTGGAAAGTTGTTAGTATTTGGTAGGTGGGGCTCCGTAGGGAAACTAATGATTGGAATATTTAGGGAACATCCACGTGGAGGAGCAGagcatagatctggagctggaaggggccacaACAGATCACCctgtccaactccctcacttaacaaagtgaagaaactgaagccctaaGAAATTAGTGATTTACTCTAGAGCACACAGGCACTAACCACTAAAGtggtaggattagaactcagagcCCCTGACCCCAAAGCCAGCTTCACCTACAAGGCACTAAATATGTACTTGTTGAATGGAATGAATGACCCCAGCAGGTCAACTGGCAGAGGTCCATCTTCGTGATTATTCTGCTAGCATCTTAGCTGTCTGTCCCTAAAGAGAGCTGTCAGTCACTAACCCAAGTGCCCTGTCACCTACCCCATCCTTTACGTTCTGCCTCCTTATTTGACTCTAACAACTGCCCCCCACTTTCCTACtccttttgcatgttgtctcccccacccccttagattataagctccttgagggcagagactgtctttctttgtattatttgtatccccagtgcttaacacagtgcctggcacatagtcagcatttaataaatgtttgttggattggactGAACTTGGTTGGGTTGATTGGATTCCAGAAGCCATATGGTAGTACCCTCTctctttggggaaggggaaagaaccCCTTTATTTGAGAGGCAGCCTAGTGCAGTGGTAAATTTGCTAGACTGGGAGtcaaagaccttagttcaaattcctTCTCTGCTAAACGTTAtttctgtgaccttgagaaagtgaCTTtcatctctctcagcttcagtttcttcatcggtaaaatgaaagaattagacttgagcaatttgggtggtgcagtggatagagtgctgggcctggagtctggaagacctgagttcaaatccaacctcagatacttactagctgtgtgactctggacaagtcacttaaccctgtttgcctcagtttcctcatctgtaaaatgaactggagaaggaaatggcaaaccactccattatctctgccaagagaatcccaaatgggatgccagaatctgacatgactgaaaaatgactgagcgaCCAACCAGACTTGGTGATCTCTGATTCTATGtccctcctgggcctcagtttcctaatctataaaatcaggaggttggattagatggcctctaagatccctcccatgATCCTCTGATGCTTCATCAGAGTGGGAAAGTGAAGCATCTTTCAGAGTGATCTGCCCAACCTCCTCTTTGGGAGGATGGGAATGATCCCATAGGGAAGCTGCTCAGTCAGAGCAATGATTCTCCACTCCTGCCCTTCTATCCCCccaccattctttttttctttaaaggcaTGGAGGAATATCAGAGGATGGGCACCATTAACTCCAGGAAAGACATTTCGATTACTTGGGCACTGCGTGAGCTCCGCAGTAGGTCGAGGAGAGGCTGATGTCCATTTCCCTCCGAGCCCTTTCAATGACTCTCAGCATCTTCAGCTCCGTCTCCAGGTCCAAGCCGTATCCACTCTTGCATTCGACCAAGGTTGTCCCCGCCCTCATCATACAAAGCAGCCGGTATCTAAAAGTGCGGAAGAGCTCTTCTTCTGAAGCCTTCTGGGTATGCTCCACAGTGAAGTTTATCCCTCCTCCAGCCTgatgtatatccatatatgtagCACCTGCCAACTGAACAcagatttctctttaaaaaaatataatggtGATAACACTGATAGCTAAGACCTATAGTACTTTggggtttacaaatcactttactcCTAGGACAGatgaatatagatatatgtaatcTCATGTGATAAcccttatgcccattttatagataaaaaaatgaggacaagagatgaagtggtttgccttgagtcacacagataataaatgtctgaggcagtatttagAATCAGGTCTTCTCAGGCTGAACTACCATGGCAGTTGATAAATCAACCACTACTGAGCTGCCCAAGTATCTGCTATACATGTcaaggcaaacggggtgaagtgacttgcccaggatcacacagctagtaagtgtctgatgccagatttgaactctactGCACTATTGAGCTGCCGAAGTACTGACTAAGACCTCCGGTGACAGGGAACCTGACCTCCCCAGGCAGCCCATTTCTCTTTAAGAGAGCTCTCATTAGGATTCTTTTTCCAGTTGTCAAGCCTAATTTGGCCTCTTGGCAACTTCCACTAGATGTACAGTACACCTGAGGTGTAAAACTCACTGCCTGCAAACTGCCAGCCAAACTCCctagtgtggcctgaaccagattagaatgcaattgggaaatgtttaacaaaataactaaaaatacaataagacatagataatgttgatttgcggttttctaagtcagtaggGGACCTGCAGAGATCCCtttatatttgagtttgaaaccagTGCAACTTGCCACTAGGCTCATGCTGAAAGCCTTCTCCTCTTTGTGGGGTcaaaatttagagctaaaagagaccagAAAATCACCAATCTAGAGCTAGCAGGGATCTAagaagccatcttgtccaatcccttaatttttacagatgaggaaactgaggcaaaaagggttaagtgacttgcccagggtcacacatctaataagtatctgaggctggatttgaacttagaaagatgagtcttcctgccttaaggtccagcactctatctactgtacctcTTAGATGTCTCAtatccatctctatctctatccagaTCTGTCTAGATCCGTATCCATCTATattcatatccatatctatatatctactaATGTCCATATCCATGTagccatatctatatatctattcaCAAACATatctctatgtatacatatacataactaTATCTATCCATATCCAAATCCATATTCATATCTGTATCCATATCTATATTATGGGTATAGCTAGAAATCAATAGAgatccacacatatacatacatgcatatacacatacatacaaatggcCTTGTGGACAGGTGTCTCTCTCTATCTGAAGAAAGCCTGTGGCTACCATGACTAAATCTGATGTTGTTCCAAGTAATTTCCCAATGGTTCACACAGACAGAATGATAAAGACATAAAAACATTTAGGAAAGATTTAGAAGGGATGGGACAGGTggcttcaaatatctgaagggctatcaTCTGGAAGAGGGTTTAACTTGGACCTGCTTTGCCCTGGAGGGCAGAACGAGGAGCAACAGATACAAGTTGGAGTGCCAAACTTAGGCTAGATAGAAGGGAAATTTTCCCAATTAGGGCCATCTGCAAATGGAAGGGGCCCCTTGGGGAAGTGATGAGTTCCCGCCTCACTAGAAGTCTtgaagcagaggctagatgaccattcgTTGAGTTTGTTTCAGAGGGTCTTCTTATTTGGGTGTGTGTTAGACTTCCTGGccacctctgaagtcccttcaaactctgagattctgctaTTCTGTGATTTTTAATGGTCCAAGCAAGCAAAGCAATACAGAAGAATATACATTTTGGGAGCTGTGTGGAGTATAGATCATATTAAAAAATCAGGCAAATACACGAGATGAACATGCTAGAAAAAGAACCAtctgccttccttctttgttttaatGTCACCATCCACAGACAGTACCTTCATTGCAAATTCATGGACTCGGTCCCCAGCCCACACTGGATGAGTATGGGCATCCACCAAACCTAAATGAAACCAGTAACACAAGTTAACCCCTGATAGAACATGTACATTTTGAATGCATAATTTTTTCATGCAAGTTTTTTTaatgtatgaattttttttaaattcatctaCTTGAGTGATACAAAGTACTTGGATATAAACCAGATTCCACAGTGATTTGATCTTGGTAAAATATGCAAGTAACACTTCCTTAATTCAGCTGGAATGATTTATCatgctatttctttttaatttcctaTGTAGTGAGTTACTGTGACTATATGTGAAGAAACATGGAACTGTGGGCCAGAGCACTCAacttagaatcaagaaaacctgggatCAAATATGCTTCTGACCTTTCCTGAATATGAGAACTTGGCCAAGTCACTATTCTCCTCTATAGAGgaagcctcaattccctcatctgtaaaaatcaatcagtattaagtacctgctatctGTCATggaaggcactggggatgcaaaaagaaaatagttcctgccctcatgaacAGCAgtatcaaactcaagtagaaacagaGGCCATTAAACCCTCCCTAAAGATCCCTTCCTTGCAGCAcggtgacttagaaaaccacatattaacattatctatgttctattgtatatttattttattagatgtTTCCTGGTTACATTTTCACCTTATTCTGTCTGGCTTCTTGCCTCATGTTTGATATCTATgctcaagaagattacattcttTTGGGGCATACAACAGATAAGTATAAACAGTCatttaaggaaggagaaaacactgcaactGGGGACATCAACAAAGGCTTCTCATAGGACATCGGTGCATTCCCATAGGTGCAtaggctgagccttgaaggagggTAGGGGTCCCAAGAGACATTATGACAGAGAAAAGAGTCCCAGACATGGGGGGCAGATTGTTCAATGCACACATCAAGACACTGAAAgccaaattttggagcagcaagAAAGGGCAGTTTGGATGGAATATAGATTGTGTAAAGGGCATGTGTAATAAGCCTACAAAGGTATGCTGGAGGCAGATTGTGAAAGGTCAAATGGTGGCATCTATACatcatcttagaggcaatagggaattaCTGAAAGATACTCAGCAGGAGAGTgatggtcagacctatgtttttAGAAAGATGGTTTTGGAAGCTGTGTAGAGAAAGGGTCAatgtggggagagactggaaaatagatctggggaCCAATGAGTTTTTCAATAGTCCAGACAAACAGttatgaaggcctgaactagggtggtggccatatgggtagaaagaggagacagagttGAAAGATGTTTTCAGAGTAGAAGAAACCAGACATGGCAACCAATTGGCTATGGGGAATGTGGCAGAGGGAAGGGTTGAGGTGACTCTGAGGTCACAACACTTGGCTGAATGGAAAGATGGTAGATGAGacgttgttgctgttcagttgtgactctttgtgatgccatttagggttttcttggcaaagatactgtaatggtttgccagttccttctccagctcattttacagatgatgaaactaaagcaaacaggggtaagttacttgcctacagtcacataggtagtaggtgtctgaggcttgatttgactgtgccacctagctgctcaggaTTAGATTGTAAACATCTTGATAGcaatttctgtctttctttttcttacttgtatccccagtcctaaaagcacagtgcctgacacatggtggACCCTTGATAAGTGTTTATttacttgacttgacttgatagGCTTAACAAAAATTAGGAAATAAATTTTGCACAGACGAATAAaaaatattgtgaaggtagaatcagcAGGACTTGGCAGTTGATTAGAagtgagggggaggaaagaatcagaatcatagaattttagagatcgATGAGACCTTAAAATGACCTAGCCTTTTTTTGGTTTTACCAGACTGTTTTGGAagcctggtgaagcctttgggccaTTTCTCAGAATcatcaagatataaaataaaatacataggattacaaagaaaacaattacattgaaatatggTGATCAAAtatccatgtatgtgtgtatatacatatacacacatacacacacacattcatggaCATCAGGTTAGGAGTCCTTAATACAGTCCAATACCatcattttgtacatgaggaagttaagggatttacccaaggtcacacagctactgtgtgATAGACAGCCTGCACCAGGACCTACGTTTCCTGTCTCTAGTCTCCcatatgttattatatataatacatattgtaAACAAGAACATTTTTACCTCATTTGAAAACACATTGGAATAATAACATAATGACCAATGCAAACTGAAGGGTTCTACTCCAACTTGGAGCCTAGAATGTGTTGGTTCTTCCCTGGCGCTGTCCAGCACAAAAGGGTCCTGACCTCATCGATGCCAGCATCCCAGTCACCTTACGGTaggtataataatagctagcatttacatagcactttaaggtttgcaaagaaccttacaaatattatctcatttgatccctacactgggaggtgggtgctatttctgttattatccttatttataGACCAGGAGACTAAGGTTTAGAGAGCTTAAGAGcattaagggtctgaggcagacagaatccctcaaggtcccatagctagtgtcaggccagatctgaatgcaggtcatcctagctctatccactgggcaacCTCTCCACCTAGTATATCTTTGGAATGAAGAAAGGGTGCACAACAGTTTTttaagctaacatttatacagcacttactatgtgccaggcactgggctaagcactttacaattattatctcagtgGATCCTcactaacaaccctgggagggagctgttattatctctattttacagacaaatGAAATGACCtttctagggtcatacagctaataagtgtctgagactagatttgaactcctgtctttctgactccaggtctagcagcTCTCTCTACTGGGCCTCCTAGCTGCCTAGTAATAGCCCTGGAATGGAGAAAGGAGACTCAGCTATGCTGCTGCCTCTCGACACAAATATTCCTTAAATATAGATAACTTCTTTTGGTCACTGTGTACCATTCTGCACCAGGGTTTTAAACtcataaggtttgcaaagctgaAGGCCAGAGCCTGATTTGAGGTCACCTTTGAGGCTCCTAACTCTTGAACTGGAAGAGGTCTCAGAGGTCAGaggctcactttatagatgaggaagctaaggcccagaaTGTCGAAGTGACTTGCCGGAGGCCACAGAATTAGTaatagctaagatttgaacccaggacttctgatcCCAAATTTATTGCTCTTTACTCCCCACACAGGTGAAATATTTTGTAAGAttcatcttcaaaaaaaaaactggcaagaatctgagttcaaatccctgaaCTGCTACGTTCTGCCTGTGTGTCCTGGAGTGAGTTCTAGGTCTCAGtatctccatctataaaatgggagaggggCAGGGTAGGACCAGCTGATCTGTGAGGTGACTCTTAACTCTAGATACAGGAGGACCAGCCTGTCACCCTTTACCCATTCTCACTACTACCAAAGGGTGCTAAAAACCATTTTAATGGATAAACCAAAGGAGAAGTAAGTACCTGGTAGAACGCATTTTCCAGAGCAGTCAATCCTTTCCTCAAATGATATTTTAGAAAATTCTCTTCTGATGGCATCAGCTGGACCTATGGCCTTTATGCAAccatctctggaaaaaaaatgggatAGGATAATGTAATTCCTTCCATATGTCAAAAGTTCTGTGGCTCCATCAGAGAGCACACCCATCTCCAGTTGGTTGGCAACTCATTTGGGCCTTGATGGATAATTTTGGGAATTGCTATGAACAAAAGCATCCCACACTTGATGAATCACCTTCTGGTGAGGAGGATTTTCTCACTTCCAAAGACTAGTTTGAAGATGACAGATGGCCATCCACCGAATGGGCTCAGGCCTTTCAGTTTGCTAGGACCTGTCAAAATTTGCTCTCCACCTGCATACGCATTGAAAATGAAgtagagaaccaagagaacattgtacacagtaagtaacagcaatattgtgccacgatcagctatgaatgacttag
It includes:
- the AMDHD1 gene encoding probable imidazolonepropionase, with the protein product MSGRQRLLLENAQQVVLVCAQGEPYLVGEAMRTLAVLENASLVVGGDGCIKAIGPADAIRREFSKISFEERIDCSGKCVLPGLVDAHTHPVWAGDRVHEFAMKLAGATYMDIHQAGGGINFTVEHTQKASEEELFRTFRYRLLCMMRAGTTLVECKSGYGLDLETELKMLRVIERARREMDISLSSTYCGAHAVPKGKTPTEATDDIVHHHLPKLKELCQRGEIHVDNIDVFCEKGVFDLHSTRRILQGGKAIGLQMNFHGDELHPMKAAELGAELGALAISHLEEVSDAGIAAMATGKCSAVLLPTTAYMLRLKQPQARKMIDEGVIVALGSDFNPNAYCFSMSTVMHLACVNMRMSMSEALVAATINAAYALGRSHTHGSLEVGKQGDVIIINSPRWEHLIYQFGGYQELIEYVIAKGKVIYKRDSASLKGHEEKR